One genomic region from Flagellimonas oceani encodes:
- a CDS encoding UDP-N-acetylmuramoyl-tripeptide--D-alanyl-D-alanine ligase — protein MTMKELHALFLEHPTISTDTRKITENCLFFALKGPNFNGNAFAQSALDNGAAYAIIDEEEFKTSDRFLLFEDVLATLQQLATYHRNYSKARIVSLTGSNGKTTTKELINAVISKKYDTIATKGNLNNHIGVPLTLLSIKEDTEIAIVEMGANHKKEIEFLCGIAQPDFGYITNFGKAHLEGFGGVEGVIQGKSELYDYLIGHNKYVFLNADDDIQKEKLASYTKKMGFSSSDHQYYNIKFLGADPYVAVEVEGTQIQTQLVGKYNFSNCCAAILMGKYFNVPIEDIKSAIEGYRPENNRSQLLSKNGFDIILDAYNANPTSMRAALENFDLMKAKRKTLIIGDMFELGNTAAEEHQAIADFANELQFDETYLVGENFYATKTSLNKFKSFDALKEHLMKNPLEKASMLIKGSRGMALERVLEVL, from the coding sequence ATGACGATGAAAGAGTTGCACGCTCTATTTTTAGAGCATCCCACCATAAGTACGGACACCCGGAAAATCACCGAAAACTGTCTGTTTTTTGCCTTGAAAGGCCCCAACTTTAACGGCAATGCCTTTGCGCAAAGCGCGTTGGACAATGGAGCTGCCTACGCCATAATCGACGAGGAGGAATTCAAAACCTCCGACAGGTTTCTTCTTTTCGAAGATGTTTTGGCCACCTTGCAACAGTTGGCAACCTACCATAGAAATTATTCCAAGGCCAGAATCGTATCGCTGACGGGAAGCAATGGAAAAACCACCACCAAAGAGCTTATCAACGCTGTTATCTCTAAAAAATATGACACCATAGCCACCAAGGGCAACCTTAACAACCATATCGGGGTTCCTTTGACCTTGCTGTCCATAAAAGAGGACACCGAGATCGCCATTGTGGAAATGGGCGCCAATCACAAAAAGGAAATCGAGTTCTTGTGCGGCATTGCCCAGCCAGATTTTGGTTATATCACCAATTTTGGAAAGGCCCATTTGGAAGGTTTCGGAGGCGTGGAAGGTGTAATCCAAGGAAAAAGCGAACTCTACGATTATTTAATCGGCCACAACAAATATGTTTTCTTAAATGCCGACGATGATATTCAGAAGGAAAAGTTAGCGAGCTACACCAAAAAAATGGGCTTTAGCTCCAGTGACCATCAATATTATAACATAAAGTTCCTCGGCGCCGACCCCTATGTGGCAGTGGAGGTGGAAGGAACACAAATACAAACACAATTGGTGGGCAAATACAATTTTTCCAATTGTTGCGCCGCTATTTTAATGGGAAAATATTTTAATGTTCCCATTGAGGATATCAAATCGGCGATTGAGGGTTATCGTCCGGAAAACAATAGGTCACAATTATTGTCCAAAAATGGTTTCGATATCATTCTGGATGCATACAACGCCAATCCGACGAGCATGAGGGCTGCCTTGGAAAACTTCGATTTAATGAAGGCCAAGAGAAAGACTTTGATCATCGGGGATATGTTCGAGCTTGGCAACACAGCGGCCGAAGAGCATCAGGCCATTGCAGATTTTGCCAACGAGCTACAATTTGATGAAACATACCTCGTTGGTGAAAATTTCTATGCGACCAAAACATCTTTGAACAAATTCAAATCGTTTGATGCCCTAAAGGAACATTTGATGAAGAATCCTTTGGAAAAAGCATCAATGCTTATAAAAGGGTCAAGGGGGATGGCTTTGGAGCGGGTATTAGAGGTGTTATGA
- a CDS encoding metal-dependent hydrolase has product MKITFLGHASFLIEMNGKHILVDPFITGNEMASDINIDDLKVDYIFLTHGHQDHVLDVEAIAKNNPDALLVSNFEVVSWFGDKGIDGHGMNHGGKYTFDFGTAKYVTAIHSSMLPDGSNGGNPGGFVLWDDSKCIYIAGDTALTKDMELIPMTCPKLDMAILPIGDNFTMGYEDATIASDFIKCDQVIGCHYDTFPPIKLDKSKAAEYFEKKGKKLILPDIGESIDL; this is encoded by the coding sequence ATGAAAATCACCTTTCTAGGACACGCTTCTTTCTTGATCGAGATGAACGGAAAACATATTTTGGTCGACCCTTTTATCACCGGCAACGAGATGGCATCCGATATTAATATTGATGACCTTAAAGTCGACTATATTTTTCTGACCCATGGCCACCAAGACCATGTGCTTGATGTGGAAGCCATAGCCAAGAACAATCCTGATGCCCTATTGGTTTCCAATTTTGAGGTGGTGAGTTGGTTTGGCGATAAAGGTATCGATGGACACGGTATGAACCATGGAGGAAAATACACCTTTGATTTTGGAACGGCCAAATACGTGACCGCTATTCATTCCAGTATGCTGCCCGACGGAAGCAATGGCGGAAATCCTGGAGGCTTTGTGCTATGGGACGACTCCAAATGCATTTATATTGCTGGCGACACTGCCTTGACCAAGGACATGGAACTGATTCCTATGACCTGCCCAAAACTGGATATGGCCATTTTACCGATTGGCGACAATTTTACAATGGGCTATGAGGATGCGACCATTGCAAGCGACTTTATTAAATGTGACCAAGTCATCGGTTGCCATTACGACACTTTCCCCCCAATTAAATTGGATAAATCCAAAGCTGCGGAATATTTTGAGAAGAAAGGCAAAAAATTGATTCTGCCCGATATTGGGGAGTCCATTGACTTATAA
- a CDS encoding 6-carboxytetrahydropterin synthase, producing MIATICRKAHFNAAHRLHNPKWSKEKNIEVFGKCNSPSFHGHNFDLEVRIKGEVDPDTGFVMDLAELGTLIHDEVEERFDHKNLNEDCPEFENLLPTTEYFVKVIYDILKPKLKKGQLLHITLHETSKNSAEYGDWD from the coding sequence ATGATTGCCACGATTTGTAGAAAAGCACATTTTAACGCCGCGCACAGGCTCCATAACCCAAAATGGAGCAAGGAAAAGAATATTGAGGTGTTCGGTAAATGCAACAGTCCTAGCTTTCACGGTCATAATTTTGACCTTGAAGTACGGATAAAGGGCGAGGTAGACCCCGATACCGGGTTTGTAATGGACCTTGCCGAGCTGGGAACATTGATCCATGATGAGGTAGAGGAACGCTTTGACCACAAAAATTTGAACGAGGATTGTCCGGAGTTCGAAAATCTGCTTCCGACAACGGAGTATTTTGTAAAAGTGATCTACGATATTCTAAAACCCAAGCTTAAAAAGGGGCAATTGTTGCATATTACCTTGCACGAGACATCAAAGAACTCTGCAGAGTATGGAGATTGGGATTAA
- a CDS encoding acyl carrier protein, with amino-acid sequence MKKEELIAKLKPIIEPYVQDEEAFKNLSEDTDFVNDLKINSANLVDIILDIEDEFDIRLENEDMEQMLDVKSAMGIVTTKMGK; translated from the coding sequence ATGAAGAAAGAAGAATTGATCGCCAAATTAAAACCCATCATCGAACCTTATGTTCAAGATGAAGAAGCTTTCAAAAACCTCTCCGAAGACACAGATTTTGTAAATGACCTCAAGATAAACTCAGCGAATTTGGTGGACATTATTTTGGATATTGAGGACGAATTTGATATCCGCTTGGAAAATGAGGATATGGAGCAAATGCTTGATGTAAAGTCGGCCATGGGCATAGTCACCACCAAAATGGGCAAGTAA
- a CDS encoding BspA family leucine-rich repeat surface protein — translation MKKFYFSILLGLVHFMVSAQTEFITTWKTDNPGVSADNQITIPTFTGETYNYTVDWGDGTSDSNVSGDITHTYGVPGTYQVSISGTFPRIYFEAQMVSGSSGFLVNGLDDNNKLLSIDQWGSIQWSSMQNAFFGCENMVINATDIPDLSNTDNLSSMFRFCSSLSTNEAMRNWDVSSITSFYSMFEYAILFNEDIGGWDTSNVGGMGFMFSGAESFNQDIGGWDTSNLRDAQYMFQTASAFNQDVSSWNLENLIFMNGMFSGASSFDQPIGSWNVSNVTNMANAFSGATSFNQPIGEWDVSNVESMNSLFDQAMSFNQDLSAWDMSNVVDLGSMFQFAQAFDQNLGDWDIGNVTSMSNMFSFTKLSQWNYDNTLIGWSNLPSLQSGVQLDAGRSTFCNGEMARTFLITDYGWTITDEGKGCPFVTTWKTDNPGASASNQISIPVSNESLYDYAIDWGDGTVDTDVVAGITHTYSAPGTYEVSISGDFPRIYFNESGDADKLLNIKQWGDIAWTSMESAFAGCSNLAVGATDAPNLSNVTSLRRMFYYCNYLTYDYRDTREFSSFNGVESFDSWDVSTITDMSYMFDKSSFNQDISSWDTSNVEDMSYMFFSSSFNNDINSWDVSNVVNMAGLFSSGMFNQDISDWDVGNVVNIDFIFNSTYFNHDITGWNVSSLVSMRNAFNQGHFDQDLSSWDISNVLDMSNAFDDSDLSRENYDAILIAWSQLPGLKTGVTLGANDAIYCTAENERATLINDYGWTINDYGIDCEPEVPFVTTWKTDNPGPSNDNQITIPTSATDIYDYRVDWGDGTFDEAVTGDITHTYAQPGVYEVSITGKFPRIYFNGYEFGPQTSDDLKLLSVDQWGSNRWRSMGFAFSGCENMDITATDIPDFSRGVSLSGMFWDAKSLKGNASIANWDIEKATYMNFMFRGASSFNGSIGEWDVTGKRDFYGMFEDAESFNQDLSNWNVQEMENMTNLFKGSGLSNTNYDKILIGWSQLPSLKSGVQLGAPDNYYCSAADERQYLIDTYGWVIDDAGANETCFFVTTWKTDNPGISADNQITIPTHPDETYNYTVAWGDGTSDENITGDITHTYATAGTYQVSISGKFPRIYFNYFPEDEAKDYEKLISVSQWGDLQWSSMADAFARCTNLDVVATDVPDLSNVEDMGYMFRACSSLVGKPNFSDWDVSGVTTMFGVFLDAPLFNQDIGGWDVSNVTDLGAMFLGASSFNQDISSWDVSNVTRMVNMFSGASSFNQDIGLWDVSSVDDMAYMFRSANSFDRYIGSWNVSNVNRMEGMFMGNRVFNQNISSWDVSNVSSMAVMFLWTDRFNQDISSWDVSSVTDMDSMFQEAVAFDQDLGKWDVSNVTNMDWMFLGVQLSNGNYDGILNGWGSLSSLQTNINFDAGSSQYCDSEEARQNLIDNFGWTIIDGGKVPFCNEDNDADGVLDHLDLCLNTNPDAVVDEYGCEIIPADAVQVYVLTPSCIDSTDGAVHILMDVPGHLMDISISGNSYSNQFDDVASGQEFEIGNLSAGMYTITVSIPEILFEQTYGATINSLSSITGKRASTDSKNGTVLYEVAGSKNYDVLINGEKKSYSFENTGRQNILIENLYGQSEVSISGENACQGIVSDSFFIGDAIQVYPTITSSRVNIMTNKSVINTMVFGLDGRLVRAINYDQNNKSIDVSTLKSGVYFLQMEVEGHMETVKIVKR, via the coding sequence ATGAAAAAATTCTACTTCTCAATCCTTTTGGGCCTGGTTCATTTTATGGTATCTGCCCAAACGGAATTTATCACTACTTGGAAGACCGACAATCCAGGAGTATCAGCCGATAATCAAATTACAATTCCCACTTTTACGGGAGAAACCTACAACTATACTGTTGATTGGGGCGATGGCACTTCCGATTCCAACGTATCAGGTGATATCACGCACACATATGGAGTTCCCGGCACTTATCAAGTTTCCATTTCTGGCACATTTCCACGAATATACTTTGAGGCACAAATGGTCTCAGGTAGTTCTGGATTTTTAGTTAATGGACTTGACGATAACAATAAATTGTTGAGCATAGATCAATGGGGTTCTATCCAATGGAGTTCTATGCAAAATGCATTTTTTGGTTGTGAGAACATGGTGATCAACGCCACGGACATCCCCGACCTTTCAAACACTGATAATCTTAGTTCCATGTTTAGATTTTGTTCCTCTCTATCTACTAATGAAGCTATGAGAAATTGGGACGTAAGTTCTATTACTTCCTTTTATAGTATGTTCGAGTATGCAATACTTTTTAATGAAGATATAGGAGGTTGGGATACGTCTAATGTCGGGGGGATGGGGTTTATGTTTTCTGGAGCTGAATCTTTTAACCAAGATATAGGAGGTTGGGATACATCAAATTTACGCGATGCACAGTATATGTTCCAAACAGCATCTGCGTTTAACCAAGATGTTTCATCATGGAATTTAGAGAACTTGATATTTATGAACGGTATGTTTTCCGGGGCAAGTTCTTTTGATCAGCCTATCGGCAGTTGGAACGTTTCCAATGTTACCAATATGGCCAATGCGTTTAGTGGAGCTACTTCATTTAATCAACCTATTGGAGAATGGGATGTTTCCAATGTAGAAAGTATGAATTCACTTTTTGATCAAGCTATGTCGTTTAATCAAGACTTAAGTGCTTGGGATATGTCCAACGTAGTGGATTTGGGCAGTATGTTCCAATTTGCACAGGCGTTTGATCAAAATTTAGGTGATTGGGATATTGGCAACGTAACAAGTATGTCCAATATGTTTTCCTTTACGAAACTTTCCCAATGGAATTACGATAATACTCTTATTGGTTGGTCTAACCTTCCAAGTTTGCAGAGTGGAGTTCAATTAGATGCTGGACGCAGCACATTTTGTAACGGCGAAATGGCTCGGACATTTCTTATTACCGATTATGGTTGGACCATTACGGATGAAGGCAAAGGTTGTCCGTTTGTTACAACTTGGAAGACTGACAATCCTGGAGCTTCAGCCAGTAACCAGATTAGTATTCCTGTTTCCAATGAATCACTTTATGATTATGCAATAGATTGGGGTGATGGCACTGTCGATACTGATGTGGTTGCAGGTATTACTCATACATATTCAGCTCCAGGAACCTATGAAGTTTCCATTAGCGGAGACTTTCCCAGGATTTATTTTAACGAATCCGGCGATGCAGATAAGCTTCTTAATATCAAACAGTGGGGAGATATTGCTTGGACTTCAATGGAATCCGCCTTTGCAGGTTGTTCCAATCTTGCGGTTGGGGCTACAGATGCCCCAAACCTATCGAATGTTACGAGTTTACGCCGAATGTTTTATTACTGTAACTATCTCACTTATGATTATAGAGATACCCGGGAATTCTCCAGCTTTAATGGAGTTGAAAGTTTTGATTCTTGGGATGTGAGCACAATCACGGATATGTCCTACATGTTCGACAAGTCTTCATTTAATCAGGATATTTCGTCTTGGGATACGAGCAATGTAGAGGACATGTCATATATGTTTTTTAGTTCTAGTTTTAATAATGACATTAATTCATGGGACGTAAGCAATGTAGTGAACATGGCGGGGCTGTTTAGCAGCGGTATGTTCAATCAGGACATTTCTGACTGGGATGTAGGTAATGTTGTTAATATCGATTTTATATTTAATAGCACCTATTTCAATCATGATATTACCGGTTGGAATGTTTCGAGCCTTGTAAGTATGCGAAATGCTTTTAACCAAGGCCACTTTGATCAAGATTTAAGTTCATGGGATATTTCCAATGTGTTGGATATGAGTAATGCTTTCGATGATTCGGATTTATCCAGAGAAAATTATGATGCTATACTGATTGCTTGGTCGCAACTTCCGGGATTAAAGACGGGCGTTACTTTAGGGGCCAATGATGCTATATACTGTACGGCCGAAAACGAAAGAGCTACCTTAATCAATGATTACGGCTGGACCATAAACGATTATGGGATTGACTGTGAACCCGAAGTACCTTTTGTGACTACTTGGAAGACGGATAACCCAGGTCCTTCAAATGACAATCAAATAACTATTCCAACAAGTGCAACAGATATTTATGACTATAGGGTAGATTGGGGAGATGGTACTTTTGATGAAGCAGTTACTGGAGACATTACCCATACGTATGCACAGCCTGGAGTATATGAGGTGTCGATTACTGGAAAATTTCCTAGAATATATTTCAACGGTTATGAATTTGGTCCCCAAACCTCCGATGATTTAAAATTATTATCCGTGGATCAATGGGGTTCAAACCGTTGGAGGTCAATGGGTTTTGCATTCTCAGGCTGTGAAAATATGGATATTACGGCAACGGATATTCCCGATTTCTCAAGAGGAGTTTCCTTAAGTGGGATGTTCTGGGATGCCAAATCCTTGAAGGGGAACGCATCTATTGCCAATTGGGATATTGAAAAGGCGACATATATGAACTTTATGTTCAGAGGAGCCAGTAGTTTTAATGGTTCAATTGGAGAATGGGATGTTACCGGAAAGAGAGATTTCTATGGAATGTTCGAAGATGCCGAATCGTTTAATCAAGATTTGAGCAATTGGAATGTTCAAGAGATGGAAAATATGACCAATTTGTTCAAGGGCTCTGGCCTTTCAAATACGAATTATGATAAAATCTTGATAGGTTGGAGTCAGTTGCCATCTTTAAAAAGTGGGGTGCAATTGGGGGCTCCGGACAATTATTATTGTAGTGCCGCGGATGAGAGACAATATTTAATTGACACCTATGGATGGGTAATAGACGATGCAGGTGCCAACGAAACGTGTTTTTTTGTGACTACATGGAAAACAGACAACCCCGGGATTTCTGCGGATAATCAAATTACAATTCCTACCCATCCTGATGAAACCTACAACTATACTGTTGCTTGGGGCGATGGTACTTCTGATGAAAATATAACAGGTGATATTACACATACTTATGCAACTGCAGGAACCTATCAAGTTTCGATAAGTGGAAAATTCCCAAGAATATATTTCAATTATTTTCCAGAAGATGAGGCAAAGGATTACGAAAAGTTGATTTCAGTAAGTCAATGGGGCGACCTTCAATGGAGTTCAATGGCCGATGCCTTTGCGCGTTGTACAAATTTGGACGTTGTCGCAACTGATGTTCCAGATCTTTCCAATGTTGAAGACATGGGTTATATGTTTAGGGCTTGCAGTAGCTTGGTAGGAAAACCGAATTTTTCGGATTGGGATGTTTCAGGTGTCACTACAATGTTCGGTGTCTTTCTTGACGCGCCATTGTTCAATCAAGATATTGGCGGTTGGGATGTTTCCAATGTCACGGATTTGGGAGCTATGTTCTTGGGAGCATCATCCTTCAACCAAGATATATCATCATGGGATGTTTCCAACGTTACCCGAATGGTTAATATGTTTAGTGGTGCCAGCTCATTTAATCAAGACATAGGCCTCTGGGATGTTTCCAGTGTTGATGATATGGCCTACATGTTCAGATCTGCAAACAGTTTTGATCGGTATATAGGAAGTTGGAATGTTTCAAATGTAAACCGGATGGAAGGGATGTTCATGGGCAATAGGGTTTTTAACCAAAATATATCGTCATGGGATGTTTCCAATGTCAGCAGTATGGCGGTTATGTTCCTGTGGACAGATCGCTTTAATCAGGATATATCTTCTTGGGATGTGTCTAGTGTCACAGATATGGACAGTATGTTTCAAGAAGCGGTCGCTTTTGATCAAGATTTGGGTAAGTGGGATGTCTCTAATGTAACAAATATGGATTGGATGTTCCTTGGCGTACAGCTATCCAATGGCAATTATGATGGAATATTAAATGGATGGGGTTCCCTTTCAAGTTTGCAGACTAATATTAATTTTGATGCTGGCTCAAGTCAATATTGTGATTCTGAAGAAGCACGACAAAATCTTATTGATAACTTTGGCTGGACAATCATCGATGGCGGCAAGGTCCCTTTTTGCAACGAGGACAATGATGCCGATGGAGTTTTGGACCATCTGGACCTTTGTTTGAACACCAATCCAGATGCTGTAGTGGATGAATATGGATGTGAAATTATTCCAGCGGATGCCGTCCAGGTTTATGTATTGACACCTAGTTGTATCGATAGTACGGATGGGGCAGTACATATTTTGATGGATGTACCGGGTCATTTGATGGATATTTCAATATCTGGTAATTCTTACTCCAATCAATTTGATGATGTAGCATCCGGGCAGGAATTTGAAATTGGTAATCTATCCGCAGGAATGTATACCATTACCGTTTCCATACCTGAAATTTTGTTCGAACAAACTTATGGTGCCACTATAAACAGTTTGTCTTCCATAACGGGAAAAAGAGCTTCGACCGATTCCAAAAATGGTACCGTTTTATATGAGGTAGCTGGAAGTAAGAATTATGATGTTTTGATAAATGGGGAGAAAAAAAGCTACTCCTTTGAAAATACAGGAAGGCAAAACATTCTGATTGAGAACTTGTACGGTCAAAGTGAAGTTTCCATTTCAGGTGAGAATGCTTGCCAAGGCATTGTGTCCGATAGCTTTTTTATTGGAGACGCCATTCAAGTGTATCCGACCATAACCTCATCCCGAGTAAATATAATGACCAATAAAAGTGTAATTAACACAATGGTTTTTGGTTTGGATGGAAGGCTTGTCAGGGCTATCAATTATGATCAAAACAACAAAAGTATAGATGTTTCCACCCTGAAATCGGGAGTTTATTTCTTGCAAATGGAAGTTGAAGGACATATGGAAACCGTAAAAATTGTAAAGCGATGA
- a CDS encoding DNA replication initiation control protein YabA: MSKSFSRSDLEQIISLQQESLQAMQKVLGGLRNQNERLERSNQKLRKRISEYE; the protein is encoded by the coding sequence ATGAGCAAAAGTTTTTCCCGATCAGACTTAGAACAAATCATCAGCCTACAACAAGAAAGCCTACAGGCCATGCAAAAGGTGTTGGGCGGTTTACGTAACCAAAACGAACGCTTGGAGCGCAGTAACCAAAAATTAAGAAAAAGAATTTCGGAATATGAGTAG
- the gldJ gene encoding gliding motility lipoprotein GldJ → MKKHLIKVVLSCAVVMGSFSSCKNSSSSKNVSRATGWKINAKEGGFQYNSDFKEQETPPGTVFVEGGTFTKGKVQDDIMHDWNNTPTQQHVQSFYMDETEVTNVMYLEYLDYLKAVYPPDDPKYANIYQGALPDTLVWRNRLGFNETMTNNYLRHPAYAEYPVVGVNWVQATQYAEWRTDRVNEVMLEREGYLADDTKYKVLNGELEGTFSTEAYLNNPESVYGGEIDSLQGKQKKDSINSFAKRSSGVIMPEYRLPTETEWEYAAQALVGTREYNNYRGRKKYPWEGDYTRNGQRVGRGDQLANFKQGKGDYGGIAGWSDDGADITGQVKSYKPNDFGLYDMAGNVNEWVADVYRPIVDDEISDFNYYRGNVFTKKAIGEDGKVEVLKDEIVYDTLPNGKIVAVNLPGEIKEVPVTEEETYLRTNFDKSDNRGFRDGDPGSSRFFSRFSEEDGDTQKMYDSPKHQVERNEDGEIVRQYDESNYRTSLINNEVRVYKGGSWRDRAYWLDPAQRRYLPQYMATDDIGFRCAMSRVGSKSRSKKTVRHKKAR, encoded by the coding sequence ATGAAAAAACACTTAATTAAAGTTGTACTTTCTTGCGCCGTAGTGATGGGAAGTTTTTCCAGTTGTAAAAACTCTTCCTCATCAAAGAATGTCTCCAGAGCCACTGGTTGGAAAATTAATGCCAAAGAGGGAGGTTTTCAATACAATTCGGATTTTAAAGAACAAGAAACTCCTCCAGGAACCGTATTTGTAGAGGGTGGAACTTTTACCAAAGGTAAAGTCCAGGACGACATTATGCATGATTGGAACAACACGCCTACACAACAGCACGTTCAGTCATTCTACATGGACGAGACAGAAGTAACCAATGTGATGTACCTTGAATATTTGGATTACCTGAAGGCGGTGTACCCTCCGGACGACCCAAAATATGCAAATATTTACCAAGGTGCCCTACCGGATACCTTGGTATGGAGAAACCGATTGGGCTTTAACGAAACAATGACCAACAACTACCTAAGACACCCTGCGTATGCGGAGTATCCCGTTGTAGGTGTAAACTGGGTGCAGGCCACCCAATATGCCGAATGGAGAACCGATAGGGTAAACGAAGTTATGTTGGAAAGAGAGGGCTACCTTGCCGACGATACCAAGTACAAAGTATTGAACGGCGAATTGGAAGGTACTTTCAGTACCGAGGCCTACTTGAACAATCCAGAGTCCGTTTATGGAGGTGAGATTGATTCCCTACAAGGAAAACAGAAAAAAGATTCCATCAACTCCTTTGCCAAAAGAAGCAGTGGTGTAATTATGCCAGAATACAGATTGCCTACCGAAACCGAATGGGAATATGCTGCCCAGGCACTTGTTGGAACCAGAGAATACAATAACTACAGAGGTAGAAAAAAATATCCTTGGGAAGGTGACTATACCCGTAACGGTCAACGTGTGGGTAGAGGGGACCAATTGGCCAACTTTAAACAAGGAAAAGGAGATTACGGCGGTATTGCCGGATGGTCCGATGACGGAGCCGATATCACAGGTCAGGTAAAATCATACAAGCCCAACGATTTTGGTCTATATGACATGGCCGGTAACGTAAACGAATGGGTTGCGGATGTGTATCGCCCAATAGTTGATGATGAAATAAGCGATTTCAACTATTACCGCGGAAACGTTTTCACGAAAAAAGCCATAGGCGAAGACGGAAAAGTTGAGGTATTAAAGGATGAAATTGTATACGACACCTTGCCAAACGGTAAAATTGTAGCTGTCAACCTTCCAGGGGAAATCAAGGAAGTTCCGGTAACCGAAGAGGAAACCTACCTAAGAACCAACTTCGATAAAAGTGACAACAGAGGTTTTAGGGATGGAGATCCAGGATCTTCAAGATTCTTTAGCCGCTTTAGCGAAGAGGATGGCGACACCCAAAAAATGTACGACTCTCCTAAGCACCAGGTTGAGCGCAACGAGGATGGTGAAATTGTTCGCCAATATGACGAATCCAACTACAGAACATCTTTGATCAACAACGAGGTTCGCGTGTACAAAGGTGGATCATGGAGAGACCGCGCTTACTGGTTGGACCCTGCACAACGTAGATATTTGCCACAATATATGGCAACGGACGATATCGGCTTTAGATGTGCCATGTCCAGAGTTGGATCCAAATCCAGATCTAAAAAGACAGTACGCCACAAAAAGGCGAGATAA
- a CDS encoding 4'-phosphopantetheinyl transferase family protein: MVGNDIVDLAEARYASNWQRPRFLDKLFSESEQTYIQNTANPFRMVWRLWSIKEASYKLYTQLHPVRFYNPKAFECETNHNSWVVGFKDFQCYIETTETANYILSEARLNRQNLGSNIIKFESTGQKQQSNELKERLLSCVADSYQLVKNEMGVPALTNGEQILSVSLTHHGSYGAFAIG; the protein is encoded by the coding sequence ATGGTCGGAAACGACATTGTTGATCTTGCTGAAGCGAGGTATGCTTCAAATTGGCAACGACCACGGTTCTTGGATAAACTTTTTTCAGAATCGGAACAAACATATATCCAAAATACAGCAAACCCATTTCGAATGGTCTGGCGATTATGGAGTATAAAAGAGGCATCCTACAAACTTTACACGCAACTACATCCTGTTCGTTTTTATAATCCCAAGGCGTTCGAATGTGAAACCAACCATAATTCATGGGTTGTGGGATTCAAGGATTTCCAATGTTATATTGAAACAACGGAGACAGCCAATTACATACTGTCAGAAGCAAGGTTGAATCGACAAAACTTGGGTTCTAACATCATCAAATTTGAAAGTACGGGGCAAAAGCAGCAGAGCAATGAGTTGAAGGAAAGGCTGCTCAGTTGCGTTGCTGATTCCTATCAGCTAGTAAAGAACGAAATGGGAGTTCCCGCATTGACGAATGGGGAACAAATACTTTCTGTAAGCCTTACCCATCATGGAAGCTATGGTGCCTTTGCCATAGGATGA
- a CDS encoding helix-turn-helix transcriptional regulator, translated as MDKPFYNRIKAVLAEKGKTNNWLADELDMNTNTVSKWCRNDMQPRVETLFQIAKALDVDVRELLVSTK; from the coding sequence ATGGATAAACCATTTTACAATAGAATTAAAGCGGTTTTAGCCGAAAAGGGAAAAACCAATAATTGGCTGGCAGATGAATTGGATATGAATACAAATACTGTTTCAAAATGGTGCCGGAATGATATGCAACCAAGGGTTGAAACACTATTTCAAATCGCAAAAGCCTTGGATGTGGATGTCAGGGAGCTTCTCGTTTCCACAAAATGA